One Capsicum annuum cultivar UCD-10X-F1 chromosome 2, UCD10Xv1.1, whole genome shotgun sequence genomic window carries:
- the LOC124895984 gene encoding subtilisin-like protease SBT3.1, with protein MAQDKYFSSITLTFLFLISHFLFIIAYDLEPIVDPIVDPPVAKTSYIVFTKNHDYVKILTSVLGSEEAAKQAILYNYHEIVGFSALLTPEEASRLSDQEDVLHVYEDRYLDLDKGLEVQINN; from the exons ATGGCTCAAGACAAATACTTTTCATCGATAACACtcacatttttgtttttgatttctcattttttgtttattatagCATACGATTTGGAACCAATTGTTGATCCTATTGTCGATCCTCCGGTGGCCAAAACATCTTACATTGTTTTTACTAAGAATCATGATTATGTCAAAATCTTAACCTCAGTATTGGGAAG CGAGGAGGCAGCAAAACAAGCAATATTGTATAATTATCATGAAATAGTAGGATTTTCAGCTTTATTAACTCCCGAAGAAGCTTCTCGTTTGTCAG ATCAAGAAGATGTATTACACGTCTATGAAGACAGATATCTCGACTTAGATAAGGGATTGGAAGTTCAAATCAACAATTAA
- the LOC124895985 gene encoding pentatricopeptide repeat-containing protein At4g18975, chloroplastic-like has translation MQINVTSALKHSKKQGELSLTISVAADHKFGCKKVQKLGKIEHHLWKKRESVGSGQKALNHIRTASKLPNEKETVYGASYKWIAWKTEFPLIAAAKAFKISRQQRLWTRVIQVRLQRERERDEEEIDMNAYRSVITLMST, from the exons ATGCAGATAAATGTAACCTCTGCTCTTAAACATTCCAAGAAGCAGGGTGAACTTTCTCTTACTATCTCTGTCGCTGCTGATCACAA ATTTGGATGCAAGAAAGTTCAGAAGCTTGGAAAAATAGAACATCACCTGTGGAAGAAAAGAGAATCTGTTGGATCTGGGCAAAAAGCACTGAATCATATTCGGACTGCAAGT AAACTTCCAAATGAGAAAGAGACTGTTTATGGTGCTTCATATAAATGGATTGCATGGAAGACAGAGTTTCCATTGATTGCAGCTGCTAAGGCTTTCAAAATCTCAAGGCAGCAGCGGCTGTGGACAAGAGTAATTCAAGTACGAttgcagagagagagagagagagacgaGGAAGAGATTGATATGAATGCATATCGATCCGTCATTACTCTGATGAGTACATAG